In the Bombus pyrosoma isolate SC7728 linkage group LG15, ASM1482585v1, whole genome shotgun sequence genome, one interval contains:
- the LOC122575900 gene encoding probable peroxisomal acyl-coenzyme A oxidase 1 produces the protein MKQQKMEVNKDLLYERSRCTFDPVEVTYFFDGSAEETKERRNLEQHFLNALELKENVAMKYKSHKEKYEDSLRIACNVFHKVRELQRSGTENIDLLSNIFEGRLGSALFQDGNPLLVHYAMFLPALMGQANSEQQAYWISRAWDGDVIGTYAQTELGHGTFLRGLETTATYDPETKEFVLNSPNLTSYKWWPGGCKYIVIV, from the exons ATGAAGCAACAGAAAATGGAGGTAAACAAGGATTTACTATATGAACGAAGCAGATGTACGTTCGATCCTGTGGAAGTCACGTATTTTTTCGATGGCAGTGcagaggaaacgaaagaacgcCGTAATCTAG aaCAACATTTTTTGAATGCTCtggaattaaaagaaaatgtagcaatgaaatataagagccataaagaaaaatatgaagattCTTTACGAATTGCCTGCAATGTTTTTCACAAAGTTAGAGAATTGCAACGCTCAGgaacagaaaatattgatcTTCTTTC AAACATTTTTGAAGGAAGACTTGGATCTGCATTGTTCCAAGATGGAAATCCATTGCTCGTGCATTATGCTATGTTTCTACCCGCTCTTATGGGACAAGCAAATTCTGAACAGCAAGCATATTGGATAAGCAGAGCTTGGGACGGCGATGTTATAGGAACGTATGCTCAG ACTGAACTAGGCCATGGAACGTTTCTCAGGGGTTTGGAAACTACTGCAACGTACGATCCAGAAACGAAAGAGTTTGTTTTGAATAGTCCAAATTTGACATCCTACAAATGGTGGCCAGGCGGATGTAAGTATATTGTAATTGTTTAA